Proteins co-encoded in one Medicago truncatula cultivar Jemalong A17 chromosome 8, MtrunA17r5.0-ANR, whole genome shotgun sequence genomic window:
- the LOC25500551 gene encoding germin-like protein: protein MRASEAQKILRVILCFEVDYTSYATSVNDFCVADLQLPNTPSGYPCKSETNVTADDFVFSGFVPGSTILDPFNVTLTTAFVTSLPGLNRLGFSAAKGDFGINGTVPMHFHPDATELLIIVESQLTAGFITPAKVYLKIVKHGDIVVFPKGLLHFLVNTGVGKAVIFAALSSTNPTMQILDYLLFGNDLSTSIIANTTLLEVSQIMKLKAQFDGRG from the exons ATGAGAGCATCAGAAGCACAA AAAATTCTAAGAGTCATACTATGTTTTGAAGTTGATTACACCTCTTATGCTACTTCTGTCAATGATTTCTGTGTGGCAGATTTACAGCTTCCAAACACTCCTTCAGGCTATCCATGCAAGTCAGAAACAAATGTAACAGCAGATGATTTTGTGTTCTCTGGCTTTGTACCCGGAAGCACAATATTAGACCCTTTTAATGTTACATTAACCACTGCTTTTGTTACTAGTTTACCAGGTCTTAATCGACTTGGTTTCTCTGCAGCAAAGGGAGACTTTGGTATAAATGGAACTGTTCCAATGCACTTTCATCCTGATGCGACTGAATTGCTTATCATAGTTGAAAGCCAATTAACTGCTGGATTTATTACACCGGCAAaagtttatttgaaaattgttaaacatgGTGATATTGTAGTTTTTCCAAAAGGACTTTTGCATTTTTTAGTTAACACTGGTGTTGGAAAAGCTGTTATTTTTGCTGCTTTAAGTAGCACAAATCCCACCATGCAAATACTTGATTATCTATTATTTGGCAACGATTTATCAACTTCAATAATTGCAAACACTACTTTACTTGAAGTGTCACAAATTATGAAGCTTAAGGCTCAGTTTGATGGCCGTGGCTAA
- the LOC11420698 gene encoding probable disease resistance protein RF9 → MVNIEIYIVGIVFWTATAALSVLAFISLRLDYLLSEGEDKVEWIERKLKLLKALLEDHSQLVKKREEAESRVRSFWDIENLSEIHHQLSIAESEWIESTRDVVSKAEGCVAEYKKQSPGLFWSAITVIFRLMTIKDVLRQIDDVENELTLSFEKRNENAKYIHMSMEKSRSKSRSLLDQFTFEEEDRSVAREVHTSVAAQNQMQKKPSISFDQLMNKSVAMDLFSGMEERWSIYLLLPLHAFLKDLRQLQLITETEKQWKTVAGEIIEDAEIYISNYLWWFETFGILKKSKMNIPLITNHFRKDMKLIVTGFEDLLKYNLTFIDRAAEKSTFHPITDDREIASTIASIESKLRDMDTSSQQVAKENLKCDKLKEMHKQLKEAEKTEGRNACVKELKSITQKLDNLLDNFQEWNVTEPVEYQSEIGNAINLLQNLIKTCTIKRQESTKLVGCKKEEQDLVSKLTSGSGSNPSALSIVGMKGVGKTTLAKVVYYNKDIVEHFPVRVWVTVTEGAVNRAKALLMKRDGTKDQTLYLINVCDQLKEKLCLVVLDNVSKTTDLDKLYRLLYGSGWTDGSRIVLTTRFKDVALHANNSSTPHHIRLLMKEESWMLFQKVASRRLEPKEESLAKKLVGKCGGLPLAILSLGCVISANGTTPTSLSWVLDQINHGHFKKYWLQPKDNREELSNTMRDCLYCFTNFPLDYEIPARRLVNLWVGEGLVQQNNGKTPEDTAESYLEELIDSNMIQVVALKGNGKIKTCRLPSMLREIILQNNNRTSQSRYLGTHLERRISYHFYDHGLNENSAQAFSKKGTPLSVLFFDKREGCKPGEHVGKILSTSIADQQFLETRVLDLECIFRPQLPKTLSKLNNLKYLSLRWTYLEELPPCICKLQELETLDLKHTCINYIPSSIWELKKLKKLYLPQNYRSKLEGKPRGHFNEILHILWGVFLYGNYPLLHYLHKLKNLQKLKLAFQLKISEQETLAEKIVKLEQLHSLTLKSVDETGDPKKLKWINMSKLDNLSSLRLFGKLEDKIRTSLLPINLTELTLTASQLSVDPMPQLQNLKKLKSLCFYADSFIEKRMVCTSRGFEQLQVLRFWNLERLEEWDVKEGAMPSLMEFEARSCINFAFPSGLKHVKTIRTIKLRKMNNPFVKNMWLYRKKALLVNVEIN, encoded by the coding sequence ATGGTTAACATTGAGATTTATATCGTTGGGATTGTTTTCTGGACTGCAACTGCTGCACTATCTGTGTTGGCGTTTATATCACTACGCTTGGATTATCTTCTCTCCGAAGGTGAAGATAAAGTTGAGTGgatagaaagaaaattgaagttACTAAAAGCTCTCTTAGAGGATCATAGTCAACTTGTGAAGAAACGAGAAGAAGCAGAATCACGAGTCCGTTCTTTCTGGGATATAGAAAACTTGTCTGAAATTCATCATCAGCTAAGTATAGCTGAGAGTGAATGGATAGAATCAACAAGAGATGTTGTCAGTAAAGCAGAAGGTTGTGTCGCCGAGTACAAAAAACAAAGCCCGGGATTGTTTTGGAGTGCTATTACAGTTATCTTTAGATTGATGACCATTAAAGATGTTCTCCGACAAATAGATGATGTTGAAAATGAGCTAACACTTagttttgaaaagagaaatgaaaatGCCAAATACATCCATATGTCAATGGAGAAATCAAGGTCAAAGAGTAGAAGTCTTCTGGATCAATTTACATTTGAAGAGGAGGATAGATCTGTAGCTAGAGAGGTCCACACATCTGTAGCAGCTCAAAACCAAATGCAGAAAAAGCCTTCAATAAGTTTTGATCAATTGATGAATAAGAGCGTGGCAATGGACCTATTTTCTGGCATGGAAGAGAGATGGTCGATATACCTTCTACTTCCACTGCATGCTTTCCTGAAGGATTTGCGTCAGCTTCAGTTAATAACAGAAACTGAAAAGCAATGGAAAACAGTAGCTGGAGAAATAATTGAAGATGCAGAGATCTACATTAGCAACTACTTATGGTGGTTTGAAACTTTCGGCATACTGAAGAAATCCAAGATGAACATTCCATTAATTACAAATCATTTCAGAAAGGATATGAAGCTCATTGTaactgggtttgaggatcttctCAAGTACAACTTAACTTTCATTGACAGAGCTGCAGAAAAGTCAACCTTCCACCCTATTACAGATGACAGAGAAATTGCATCAACCATTGCAAGCATTGAAAGCAAGCTGAGAGATATGGACACAAGCTCACAGCAAGTGGCTAAAGAGAACTTAAAGTGTgataaattgaaagaaatgcATAAGCAGCTTAAGGAAGCAGAAAAAACAGAAGGGCGAAATGCTTGTGTAAAGGAACTAAAGTCCATCACTCAGAAGCTGGACAATTTGCTGGACAATTTTCAAGAATGGAATGTGACTGAACCTGTGGAATATCAAAGTGAGATAGGAAATGCTATCAATCTTCTTCagaatttaataaaaacttGCACCATCAAAAGACAGGAGTCAACCAAATTAGTTGGTTGTAAAAAAGAAGAGCAAGATTTGGTCTCAAAGTTGACCTCAGGGAGTGGTAGTAATCCTTCCGCACTTTCCATTGTGGGGATGAAAGGTGTGGGGAAGACAACTCTGGCAAAGGTAGTTTATTACAACAAAGATATAGTCGAGCACTTCCCTGTCCGTGTCTGGGTGACAGTAACTGAAGGAGCAGTTAACAGAGCAAAAGCTCTGCTCATGAAAAGGGATGGGACTAAAGACCAGACATTGTATTTGATCAATGTATGTGATCAATTGAAAGAGAAGCTATGCCTTGTCGTTCTCGATAATGTCTCAAAAACAACAGATTTAGATAAGCTATATAGATTATTATATGGATCTGGATGGACAGATGGGAGCAGGATAGTGCTGACAACACGCTTTAAGGATGTGGCTTTGCATGCCAACAACAGTAGCACCCCTCACCATATTCGACTGCTAATGAAGGAAGAGAGTTGGATGTTATTTCAGAAGGTGGCCAGCAGAAGGTTAGAACCAAAAGAGGAAAGTTTAGCAAAAAAGTTAGTGGGAAAATGTGGGGGCTTACCATTGGCCATCTTATCTCTTGGGTGTGTCATATCAGCGAATGGTACAACTCCAACGAGTTTATCATGGGTGCTTGACCAAATCAATCATGgccatttcaaaaaatattggCTGCAACCAAAAGATAACAGGGAAGAGTTGAGTAATACTATGAGGGACTGTCTCTATTGCTTTACAAACTTCCCATTAGACTATGAAATCCCAGCAAGGAGATTAGTCAATCTATGGGTTGGAGAAGGATTGGTACAACAAAACAACGGAAAGACACCTGAAGACACTGCAGAGAGTTATCTAGAAGAGTTGATAGACAGCAACATGATTCAAGTAGTGGCACTAAAGGGAAATGGAAAGATTAAGACATGCCGCCTGCCGAGTATGCTCAGAGAAATCATCTTGCAAAATAACAACAGAACAAGCCAAAGTCGGTACTTGGGTACACATTTAGAGCGGCGAATTTCCTATCATTTTTACGATCATGGCCTTAATGAAAACTCGGCCCAAGCTTTCAGCAAGAAAGGAACTCCCCTGTCTGTTCTTTTCTTTGACAAGCGAGAGGGATGTAAACCAGGAGAACATGTAGGTAAGATCCTTTCAACGAGCATTGCAGATCAGCAGTTCCTAGAGACCAGAGTTCTTGATCTTGAATGCATATTCAGACCACAGTTGCCCAAGACTTTAAGTAAGCTCAATAATCTGAAGTATCTTAGCTTAAGATGGACTTACTTGGAGGAATTACCCCCATGCATATGCAAACTTCAGGAGCTGGAAACACTAGATTTAAAGCATACATGTATCAATTACATCCCTAGCTCAATCTGGGAATTGAAAAAACTGAAGAAATTATATCTACCCCAAAATTATCGAAGTAAACTTGAGGGCAAGCCGAGGGGACACTTTAATGAAATTCTTCACATACTATGGGGTGTGTTCTTGTATGGGAACTACCCTCTTCTTCATTACCTTCACAAGCTGAAGAaccttcaaaaattaaaattagctTTCCAATTGAAAATATCAGAGCAAGAGACACTTGCAGAGAAGATTGTGAAGCTTGAACAACTTCATTCACTGACACTCAAATCAGTGGATGAAACTGGTGATCCTAAAAAACTTAAATGGATTAATATGTCAAAGCTGGATAATCTCTCGTCCCTCCGTTTGTTTGGCAAATTAGAAGACAAAATTCGTACAAGCCTCCTTCCTATAAATCTCACTGAACTCACCTTGACAGCTTCACAGCTATCAGTTGATCCGATGCCACAGTTGCAGAACCTGAAAAAGCTTAAGTCATTGTGTTTTTATGCTGACTCTTTTATAGAGAAGAGGATGGTTTGTACCTCAAGAGGCTTTGAACAACTTCAAGTGCTAAGATTCTGGAATTTGGAGAGGCTGGAAGAGTGGGATGTTAAGGAAGGAGCAATGCCTAGCCTCATGGAATTTGAAGCCCGGTCCTGCATAAACTTCGCATTTCCCAGTGGATTGAAGCATGTGAAGACTATTCGAACGATAAAGTTACGTAAAATGAATAATCCATTCGTGAAAAACATGTGGTTATATCGTAAGAAGGCGTTATTGGTTAATGTTGAGATTAATTAA
- the LOC11431133 gene encoding germin-like protein 8-14 has product MKMIQIVLFFFALISFTTNAIDSDDFCVANLFLTSDTPSGYPCKSEKFVTADDFMYSSLAAAGNTANPFKVGLTSVNVSNLAGLNGHKLSAARIDIGINGSVPMHTHPDATELLIVIQGQITVGFITPTKLLVKILNPGDVWVFPIGLLHFQFNSGDGNAIAYAAFSSSNPSIHVISPLLFGNNLPTSTIQKTTLLDAAPIMMLKGVFGGSG; this is encoded by the coding sequence ATGAAGATGATCCaaattgttcttttcttttttgcccTAATCTCATTTACCACCAATGCTATTGATTCTGATGATTTCTGTGTAGCAAACTTATTTCTTACATCAGACACCCCTTCAGGCTATCCATGCAAATCAGAAAAATTTGTAACAGCGGATGATTTCATGTACTCTAGCTTAGCAGCTGCTGGAAACACAGCAAACCCTTTTAAAGTTGGATTAACCTCGGTAAATGTCAGTAATTTAGCAGGTCTCAATGGACATAAGTTATCTGCAGCAAGAATAGATATTGGTATAAATGGAAGTGTACCAATGCACACTCATCCTGATGCAACTGAATTACTAATCGTTATTCAAGGTCAAATTACTGTTGGATTCATCACACCTACAAAACTTTTGGTGAAAATTCTTAATCCTGGTGATGTTTGGGTTTTTCCAATAGGACTATTGCATTTTCAATTTAACTCTGGTGATGGAAATGCTATTGCTTATGCTGCTTTTAGTAGCTCAAACCCTAGCATACATGTAATTAGTCCTTTGTTATTTGGTAACAACTTACCAACTTCCACAATTCAAAAGACTACTCTTCTTGATGCTGCACCAATTATGATgcttaagggtgtgtttggtggCAGTGGCTAG
- the LOC11428621 gene encoding germin-like protein — MRIIYITLFYFSLLLSYASYATSVNDFCVADLQLPNTPSGYPCKSETNVTVDDFLFSDFVPRNTIDPFNVRLTTAFVTSLPGLNGLGISAARGDFGLNGTVPMHFHPDANELLIVVKGQLTAGFITPTKVDLKTVKPGDSLVIPKGLLHFGVNTDVGNAIASAFFSSSNPKMEILDYLLFGNDLSTSIIANPTLLDVSQIIKLKAQFRGSG, encoded by the coding sequence ATGAGGATCATTTACATTactcttttctatttttctcttctcttatcATATGCCTCTTATGCTACTTCAGTCAATGATTTCTGTGTTGCAGACTTACAGCTTCCAAATACCCCTTCAGGCTATCCATGCAAGTCAGAAACAAATGTAACAGTGGATGATTTTTTATTCTCCGACTTTGTACCTAGAAACACAATAGACCCTTTTAATGTTAGATTAACCACTGCATTCGTCACTAGTTTACCAGGTCTTAATGGACTTGGTATCTCCGCAGCAAGGGGGGACTTTGGCTTAAATGGAACTGTTCCAATGCATTTTCATCCTGATGCAAATGAATTGCTTATCGTAGTTAAAGGCCAGTTAACTGCTGGATTTATTACACCAACAAAAGTTGATTTGAAAACTGTTAAACCTGGTGATAGTTTAGTTATTCCAAAAGGACTTTTACATTTTGGAGTTAACACTGATGTTGGAAATGCTATTGCTTCTGCTTTTTTCAGTAGCTCAAACCCTAAAATGGAAATACTTGATTATCTATTATTTGGCAACGATTTATCAACTTCAATAATCGCAAACCCAACTTTACTTGATGTGTCACAAATTATTAAGCTTAAGGCTCAGTTTCGTGGCAGTGGCTAA
- the LOC11430426 gene encoding germin-like protein, with protein MKMIQIILFFLALISYTSNAIDSDDFCVADLSFPDTPSGYPCKSENNVTADDFVFSGLNIAANTSTNSFKVAFTTVKVDKIPGLNGLGISVARIDLGFNGSVPMHTHPGVGEFIIVIQGQMTAGFITPKKVFMKTLNPGDVWVFPTGLLHFILNTGPGNAVAYSAYASSNFNTHLTDFLLFGNNLSTSTVQKTTFVDPAQIMKLKVNFGGSG; from the coding sequence atgaagatgattcaaattattcttttctttttagctCTTATCTCATATACCTCAAATGCTATTGATTCTGATGATTTCTGTGTAGCAGACTTATCGTTTCCAGACACCCCTTCGGGCTATCCATGCAAGTCGGAAAACAATGTAACAGCTGATGATTTTGTATTCTCTGGCTTAAATATAGCTGCAAACACGTCGACAAACTCTTTTAAAGTTGCATTTACCACTGTAAAAGTCGATAAGATACCAGGTCTCAATGGACTTGGTATCTCTGTAGCAAGAATAGATCTTGGCTTCAATGGAAGTGTACCAATGCACACTCATCCTGGTGTAGGCGAATTTATAATCGTCATTCAAGGTCAAATGACTGCTGGATTTATCACACctaaaaaagtttttatgaaaactcTTAATCCTGGTGATGTTTGGGTTTTTCCAACAGGACTTTTGCATTTTATTCTTAACACTGGTCCTGGAAATGCTGTTGCTTATTCTGCATATGCTAGCTCAAATTTCAACACTCATTTAActgattttttgttatttggtaacaacttatcaacttcCACGGTTCAAAAGACTACTTTTGTTGATCCTGCACAAATTATGAAGCTTAAGGTTAATTTTGGTGGTAGTGGCTAG
- the LOC11428622 gene encoding uncharacterized protein, whose protein sequence is MLVTILSSLALTQRRGMMHIFPESLQKFWSNWNLRFMVVLSLGIQCILLLFGNKRKFYTSIYLRIILWSAYLFADWFATTSLGVLSSKEGENKDDFVEPKYVIIALWGPLLLIHLGGSDTITAYSMEDNALWSRRLVTYIGQVVVAFLTFLRSWTNADLNILAVPIFIAGFIKIGERIWVLWCASSQQFKESLFPDPDSGPNYARYMEAYNSASYEGYDVDVQGLIQTPAAGGTGVDHTHAPSQGDINIPLPETDHDIYGPAITVRKAHKFLKISKLLFADLILSFQDVSESRSSLLSGNGKKGFEVMEIELGFMYDVFYTKAATVYSLVGCFLRFVTLSCTISVLSVFFVMEKNQYPKMDVFITSVLLIGAIILEIYSVILVLFSDWTILWLSMHKNKVSSKVISLIQSVKYKKRWSCSTGQFNLISFCISKARKERHSNVGKFLRLKFGSSTGKAFKKRAAKCALAKIITGAWLSYQKYKHTNTKTVEDDLKEIIFEDFVDKIKEGINMGEDEFAKNITRFCNHRGDKVLERLKSELKAQIEDEEKVETMIRKLRWSVEVEFDQSIILWHIATNICYNSESDEEVLEKGRVLSYKEASKCLSEYMLYLLVMRPSMLPNGIGEIRFQDTCAEATEFVKDRHSIQDEKQVCRILHKVSRDIDKVSPSKVKGDRSKSVLFDAFRLAKNVREIRNDDVEWETKEMWKFITQVWVEMLAYAACHCQVIHHAQHLRHGGELLTHVWLLMAHLGITDRLQISKGFGRAKLIRK, encoded by the exons ATGCTGGTTACAA TTCTTAGCAGTTTAGCTTTGACACAGAGGAGAGGCATGATGCATATTTTTCCAGAAAGTTTACAGAAATTTTGGAGCAATTGGAATCTTCGTTTTATGGTTGTGTTAAGCCTCGGCATCCAATGCATTCTCTTATTGTTTGGAAACAAGAGAAAGTTCTACACAAGCATCTATCTTAGAATCATACTATGGTCTGCTTATTTGTTTGCAGATTGGTTTGCAACAACCTCACTTGGTGTTCTTTCAAGTAAAGAGGGAGAAAACAAAGATGATTTTGTGGAACCAAAGTATGTCATTATCGCTTTGTGGGGTCCACTTCTTCTCATTCACCTTGGTGGTTCTGATACTATTACTGCTTACTCTATGGAAGACAATGCACTTTGGAGTAGGCGTTTGGTTACTTATATCGGACAAGTTGTGGTTGCATTTTTAACCTTTCTTAGATCATGGACAAATGCTGATCTTAACATTTTGGCAGTACCGATATTCATTGCCGGTTTTATCAAAATCGGAGAAAGGATTTGGGTTTTGTGGTGTGCAAGTAGCCAACAATTCAAAGAGTCTTTGTTTCCTGATCCCGATTCAGGGCCTAATTATGCAAGATATATGGAAGCATACAATTCAGCTTCTTATGAAGGGTATGATGTTGATGTACAAGGCCTGATTCAAACTCCTGCAGCTGGTGGTACTGGTGTTGATCATACTCACGCACCTTCGCAAGGTGACATCAACATCCCATTGCCAGAAACTGATCATGACATATATGGTCCTGCAATAACTGTAAGAAAAGCACACAAATTCTTGAAGATTTCTAAGCTTCTGTTTGCAGATCTCATCTTGAGTTTTCAAGATGTTTCGGAAAGCAGATCTTCTCTATTGAGTGGAAATGGAAAGAAAGGGTTTGAAGTTATGGAAATTGAGCTTGGTTTTATGTATGATGTGTTCTACACAAAGGCCGCGACTGTTTATTCTTTGGTGGGTTGTTTTCTTCGTTTTGTCACTTTATCTTGTACTATTAGTGTGTTATCTGTTTTCTTTGTCATGGAGAAGAATCAATATCCAAAAATGGATGTGTTCATCACGAGTGTGTTGCTTATTGGAGCTATCATCCTTGAAATATATTCAGTAATTTTGGTGCTGTTTTCTGACTGGACAATTCTTTGGTTGAGTATGCACAAGAATAAGGTAAGTAGTAAGGTAATTTCATTAATTCAATCTGTCAAGTATAAGAAGAGATGGTCATGCAGCACCGGTCAATTCAACCTCATAAGCTTTTGCATATCGAAGGCTAGAAAAGAAAGACACAGCAACGTTGGCAAGTTTTTAAGACTCAAATTTGGTTCTAGTACTGGAAAAGCATTCAAAAAGAGAGCAGCAAAGTGTGCTCTTGCTAAAATAATTACAGGTGCTTGGCTGTCCTATCAGAAGTACAAGCACACAAATACAAAGACCGTCGAAG ATGATCTGAAGGAAATAATCTTTGAAGACTTTGTGGATAAAATAAAAGAGGGGATAAACATGGGAGAAGATGAGTTTGCGAAAAATATCACAAGATTTTGTAACCATAGGGGTGACAAAGTTTTGGAAAGATTAAAATCAGAGCTAAAGGCACAAATTGAGGACGAGGAGAAGGTGGAGACAATGATAAGGAAATTAAGATGGAGTGTGGAGGTAGAATTTGATCAAAGCATTATTTTATGGCATATTGCaacaaatatatgttataattcTGAATCAGACGAAGAAGTTTTGGAAAAGGGAAGGGTTTTAAGTTATAAAGAAGCAAGCAAATGTTTATCAGAGTATATGTTATATCTTCTTGTTATGAGACCATCTATGTTGCCTAATGGAATTGGTGAGATAAGATTCCAAGATACATGTGCTGAGGCAACTGAATTTGTGAAGGATAGGCATTCTATACAAGATGAGAAGCAAGTGTGTAGAATACTACACAAAGTGAGCCGAGATATCGATAAAGTTAGTCCTTCAAAGGTGAAAGGTGACAGAAGCAAATCTGTACTATTTGATGCATTCAGGTTGGCTAAAAATGTAAGGGAGATAAGGAATGATGATGTAGAATGGGAGACAAAAGAGATGTGGAAGTTTATAACTCAAGTTTGGGTTGAAATGCTAGCTTATGCTGCTTGCCATTGTCAGGTAATTCATCATGCTCAACATCTAAGGCATGGTGGTGAATTATTAACACATGTATGGCTTCTTATGGCACATCTTGGTATAACAGATCGACTTCAAATCTCAAAGGGGTTTGGTAGAGCAAAGTTGATAAGGAAGTGA